A single window of Granulicella cerasi DNA harbors:
- a CDS encoding APC family permease encodes MDSATHAPEASDHGLKRQMSMRDLVLAQVLTVVGSAWVGIAAGLGRGAFVAWIVAFAAFYAPMAVAVFYLNRAMPLEGGLYVWAKRAFGDAMGFMVAFNVWAYAISSIAAILFQIPSEMAFMIGPRAASLPENHLLVYAILAVIVLALTWTALRGLGFGKWLHNLSGAAMIAAFALLIVAPLWAWMHGAPITYHPAPLHLPPHDPTSLSLFGQVIFAAAGLEYIAIMAGETHAAESAISRSVIIATPIVFLMFTLGTASVLSFHGLHPHEPINYVAPIPQTLAQAFGEHGPMAWVSKLIILLLQIRIIGASSYLFTGATRLPMTAGWDHLIPAWFAKLNDRKIPANSILLTSLVIVALLLLASTGVHAAEAFNILNDASSEFYNLAYLAMFLIPICGAASVRYTMPRWAALLCGLGTVATLFAIALNAYPFVSVGSPWGFAVKIIVTTVAVNALGYAFYAMRTKKA; translated from the coding sequence ATGGACTCTGCGACCCATGCCCCTGAAGCCAGCGACCACGGCCTGAAGCGCCAGATGAGTATGCGCGACCTTGTGCTCGCGCAGGTGCTCACGGTTGTCGGCAGCGCGTGGGTCGGCATCGCCGCAGGCCTGGGGCGCGGCGCGTTCGTGGCATGGATCGTCGCCTTCGCCGCGTTCTATGCGCCGATGGCCGTGGCGGTCTTCTACCTCAATCGCGCGATGCCGCTCGAAGGCGGCCTCTACGTGTGGGCCAAGCGCGCGTTCGGCGATGCGATGGGGTTCATGGTCGCGTTCAACGTCTGGGCGTATGCGATCAGCTCCATCGCCGCGATCCTCTTCCAGATTCCGAGTGAGATGGCCTTCATGATTGGCCCGCGCGCCGCGTCTCTGCCGGAAAACCATCTGCTCGTCTATGCGATCCTCGCGGTCATCGTGCTCGCGCTGACGTGGACCGCGCTGCGCGGACTTGGCTTCGGCAAGTGGCTCCACAATCTCTCCGGTGCCGCGATGATCGCCGCCTTCGCGCTGCTCATTGTCGCGCCGCTGTGGGCGTGGATGCACGGTGCGCCGATCACTTACCACCCCGCGCCGCTGCATCTGCCGCCGCATGATCCCACCTCGCTCTCGCTCTTCGGCCAGGTGATCTTCGCCGCGGCGGGACTCGAGTACATCGCCATCATGGCCGGCGAAACGCACGCCGCCGAAAGTGCGATCAGCCGCTCGGTCATCATCGCGACGCCGATCGTTTTCCTGATGTTCACGCTCGGCACCGCATCGGTGCTGAGCTTTCATGGCCTGCATCCGCATGAGCCGATCAACTACGTCGCGCCCATTCCGCAGACGCTCGCACAGGCGTTCGGCGAGCACGGCCCGATGGCGTGGGTGTCGAAACTCATCATCCTGCTGCTGCAGATCCGCATCATCGGCGCATCGAGCTATCTCTTCACCGGCGCCACGCGCCTGCCCATGACCGCAGGCTGGGACCACCTGATCCCCGCATGGTTTGCCAAGCTGAACGATCGCAAGATCCCGGCGAACTCGATCCTGCTGACGAGCCTCGTCATCGTCGCGTTGCTGCTGCTCGCCTCCACAGGCGTGCATGCGGCGGAGGCATTCAATATCCTCAACGACGCCTCGAGCGAGTTCTACAACCTCGCCTACCTCGCGATGTTCCTCATCCCCATCTGCGGTGCAGCAAGCGTACGCTACACGATGCCGCGCTGGGCCGCCTTGCTCTGCGGTCTCGGCACCGTGGCGACGCTCTTCGCCATCGCGCTGAATGCGTACCCGTTCGTCTCGGTCGGCAGCCCGTGGGGATTTGCGGTAAAGATCATCGTCACCACCGTCGCCGTCAACGCGCTCGGCTACGCGTTCTACGCCATGCGCACCAAAAAGGCCTAG
- a CDS encoding DUF1572 domain-containing protein, with amino-acid sequence MSADANDLARTFIDSSLASLARSEMQIAKCLPRLSEEQMRHRGGEHENSVLNLLLHLEGNMRQWFIHGVGGQPDVRKRDSEFSLEPSISSAEAWRQLQQVIAESREVLSAVGAERLLETIDPQPTGTLRHPTVMAAIVKITEHLSHHAGQIILLTKQMAATDLDLSLPRKR; translated from the coding sequence ATGTCTGCGGATGCCAATGACCTTGCCCGAACCTTCATCGACTCTTCGCTTGCCAGCCTTGCACGCAGCGAAATGCAGATCGCGAAGTGCCTGCCACGCTTGAGCGAAGAGCAGATGCGCCATCGCGGCGGGGAACACGAGAACTCCGTGCTCAACCTGCTGCTGCATCTGGAAGGCAACATGCGACAGTGGTTCATCCACGGTGTGGGCGGGCAGCCTGACGTCCGCAAGCGCGACAGCGAATTCTCGCTGGAGCCGTCGATCAGCTCCGCGGAAGCATGGAGGCAACTGCAGCAGGTCATCGCGGAAAGCCGAGAAGTGCTGTCAGCCGTCGGCGCCGAGCGCCTGCTGGAGACGATCGACCCGCAGCCGACAGGAACGCTGCGCCACCCTACGGTGATGGCGGCGATCGTGAAGATCACCGAGCACCTGAGTCATCACGCGGGACAGATCATCCTGCTCACCAAGCAGATGGCCGCCACCGACCTCGACCTGAGCCTGCCCCGGAAACGTTAG
- a CDS encoding adenylosuccinate synthase produces the protein MITKTLPKSAVILGAQWGDEGKGKIVDVLSEKFDIVARYAGGHNAGHTVIIEGKKIVLQLIPCGVLRPSCVGVIGNGVVLDPAAFLAEVKKLKDAGLPAHDPAAKQLFISNRAQVILPYHRMIELAAETAPGRQTIGTTRRGIGPAYEDKIHRNGLRVADLLNTSLLRTHINNACHEKNTIAAALFGTEPLDPKQMYEEYVRYAEQIAPYVTDTAELLNKALDNGKSVMFEGAQGALLDIDHGTYPFVTSSNCTSGGAVTGTGVGPTKIGTVIGVSKAYVTRVGEGPFPTEDFGADGELLARRGNEFGAVTGRPRRCGWLDLPLLRYSNMINSTEWLVVTKMDVMDELQEIKVCTHYKIDGKLTDTIPGDIRGFKTIEPVYTTVKGWNSSTAGITEYDKLPKLAQEYLEFIAKESGVKIGMISTGPDRAETFSMPEFDAMLA, from the coding sequence GTGATCACCAAAACTCTGCCGAAGTCCGCCGTTATCCTTGGAGCCCAGTGGGGCGACGAAGGCAAGGGCAAGATTGTCGACGTCCTCAGCGAGAAGTTCGACATCGTTGCCCGCTATGCGGGCGGCCATAACGCCGGACACACGGTCATCATCGAGGGCAAGAAGATTGTTCTCCAGCTCATCCCCTGCGGCGTGCTGCGCCCCAGCTGCGTGGGCGTTATCGGCAACGGCGTCGTGCTCGACCCCGCCGCCTTCCTCGCGGAAGTGAAGAAGCTGAAGGACGCTGGCCTGCCTGCGCATGACCCCGCAGCCAAGCAGCTCTTCATCTCGAACCGCGCACAGGTCATTCTGCCGTACCACCGCATGATCGAACTCGCTGCAGAGACCGCTCCCGGCCGCCAGACCATCGGCACCACGCGTCGCGGCATCGGCCCAGCGTACGAAGACAAGATTCACCGCAACGGCCTGCGCGTCGCTGACCTGCTGAACACCTCGCTGTTGCGCACGCACATCAACAACGCCTGCCACGAGAAGAACACCATTGCCGCGGCGCTCTTCGGCACGGAGCCGCTCGATCCGAAGCAGATGTACGAGGAGTACGTTCGCTACGCCGAGCAAATCGCTCCCTACGTGACCGACACCGCCGAGCTTCTCAACAAGGCACTCGACAACGGCAAGAGCGTGATGTTCGAAGGCGCACAGGGTGCACTGCTCGACATCGACCACGGTACGTATCCGTTCGTCACCAGCTCCAACTGCACCTCGGGCGGCGCGGTCACCGGTACGGGCGTTGGCCCGACGAAGATCGGCACCGTCATCGGCGTCAGCAAGGCGTACGTCACGCGCGTGGGCGAAGGCCCGTTCCCGACCGAAGACTTCGGTGCGGACGGCGAACTGCTTGCTCGTCGCGGTAATGAGTTCGGCGCTGTGACGGGTCGCCCGCGCCGCTGCGGCTGGCTGGATCTGCCGCTGCTGCGTTACTCGAACATGATCAACTCCACCGAGTGGCTCGTCGTCACGAAGATGGACGTCATGGACGAGCTGCAGGAGATCAAGGTCTGCACGCACTACAAGATCGACGGCAAGCTGACCGACACGATCCCCGGCGACATCCGCGGCTTCAAGACTATTGAGCCGGTTTACACGACCGTCAAGGGCTGGAACTCGTCGACCGCCGGCATCACCGAGTACGACAAGCTGCCGAAGCTCGCGCAGGAGTATCTGGAGTTCATCGCGAAGGAGTCGGGCGTGAAGATCGGCATGATCTCCACCGGTCCGGACCGCGCGGAGACCTTCTCGATGCCCGAGTTCGACGCAATGCTCGCCTAA
- a CDS encoding putative quinol monooxygenase codes for MISFTVQLRFRPEDHAEIHSILEELTRLSRQEPGCVSYIPHWVEGQPDTVLIYEQYQDDAATEFHRSTEHFKKYAIGGLYQKMLDRQVETLHAIA; via the coding sequence ATGATCAGCTTTACCGTCCAGCTCCGCTTCCGCCCTGAAGACCACGCGGAGATTCACAGCATCCTCGAGGAGCTGACGCGTCTTTCGCGCCAGGAGCCCGGCTGCGTTTCTTATATCCCGCACTGGGTCGAAGGCCAGCCCGATACTGTGCTGATCTACGAGCAGTATCAGGACGACGCGGCGACTGAGTTTCACCGCAGCACGGAGCACTTCAAGAAGTACGCGATCGGCGGCCTCTACCAGAAGATGCTCGATCGTCAGGTAGAAACGCTGCACGCCATCGCTTAA
- a CDS encoding nuclear transport factor 2 family protein gives MSNSRIRSFVLIAMLVSLCLPASAWWQHGKKTGKRDLRAEVSAADTQWRNAMLNSDAVALEKMLSEDYIGITSNGQVMTKIQWMDRMRSHAMQVKSLTVDDMKVKLVGQRVAIVTSSLDLEGDFDDHKVHGRFQSTRVFQRIDGTWKITNFESTRQRPYSHNQQTD, from the coding sequence ATGTCCAACTCGCGCATTCGATCCTTCGTCCTGATAGCGATGCTGGTCTCGCTTTGTCTGCCTGCCAGCGCATGGTGGCAGCACGGCAAAAAGACCGGCAAGCGCGACTTGCGTGCCGAAGTTTCGGCGGCGGACACGCAGTGGCGCAACGCGATGCTGAACAGCGACGCGGTGGCGCTCGAGAAGATGCTCTCCGAGGACTACATCGGCATCACCAGCAACGGTCAGGTGATGACGAAGATCCAGTGGATGGACCGCATGCGCAGCCATGCCATGCAGGTGAAGAGCCTCACGGTCGATGACATGAAGGTGAAGCTCGTCGGTCAGCGCGTCGCGATCGTGACCTCGTCGCTCGACCTCGAAGGCGACTTTGATGACCACAAAGTGCATGGTCGCTTCCAGTCCACGCGCGTGTTTCAGCGCATCGACGGCACGTGGAAGATCACGAACTTCGAGTCCACTCGTCAGCGCCCCTACTCGCACAACCAGCAGACCGACTAA
- a CDS encoding nucleoside hydrolase: MKLSLRWLAPFLLFCGAARTQSMPAAPQQVIVDTDIGDDLDDAYALGLLLQSPSIQLLGVTADWGDTKLRARMLDRFLAETGHAEIPVFIGPEKTSLGMASFTQRAWAERGPSRPHGDAIGFIIDTAKQHPGEVTLIALGPMTNLAAALKRDPESFHKLRRIVMMGGSVRRGYGEPSFLPPVNRPSAEYNIKMDIASAQAVFKSGVPIAMMPLDSTQIMMDETKRSLIFAAGTPLTDVLASLTAEWFANQYWPVPTAFDAVAALYAIDPASCPVTPLRIEVNADGFTREVAGKPNADVCLSNDPDRFFQSALPLWLREIPAKR, encoded by the coding sequence ATGAAGCTTTCTCTGCGTTGGCTGGCTCCGTTCCTGCTCTTCTGCGGTGCCGCGCGCACGCAGTCCATGCCTGCCGCGCCGCAGCAGGTCATCGTCGACACGGATATCGGCGACGATCTGGACGATGCGTATGCGCTGGGCCTGTTGCTGCAGAGTCCTTCGATCCAGCTGCTCGGAGTCACCGCAGACTGGGGCGATACGAAGCTACGCGCGCGTATGCTCGACCGCTTCCTCGCCGAGACAGGGCACGCTGAAATCCCCGTTTTCATCGGGCCTGAGAAGACCTCGCTCGGTATGGCGAGCTTTACGCAAAGGGCCTGGGCGGAGCGTGGCCCGTCGCGTCCGCATGGCGATGCGATCGGCTTTATCATCGACACGGCAAAGCAGCATCCTGGTGAAGTAACGCTCATCGCGCTTGGGCCGATGACGAACCTTGCGGCTGCACTGAAGCGCGATCCGGAGAGCTTCCACAAGCTGCGCCGCATCGTGATGATGGGCGGCTCGGTGCGGCGTGGTTATGGAGAGCCGAGCTTTCTGCCACCAGTGAACCGGCCCTCCGCCGAGTACAACATCAAGATGGACATTGCCAGCGCGCAGGCGGTGTTCAAGAGCGGCGTGCCGATCGCCATGATGCCGCTCGACAGCACGCAGATCATGATGGATGAGACGAAGCGGTCGCTGATCTTCGCCGCCGGCACGCCGCTCACCGACGTTCTCGCTTCGCTGACCGCCGAGTGGTTCGCCAATCAATACTGGCCTGTACCGACCGCCTTCGACGCCGTCGCGGCCCTCTATGCGATCGACCCGGCAAGCTGCCCGGTGACTCCGCTGCGGATCGAGGTCAACGCAGACGGCTTCACGCGGGAGGTTGCCGGGAAGCCGAACGCCGATGTCTGCCTGTCAAACGACCCCGACCGCTTCTTCCAGAGCGCGCTTCCACTCTGGCTGCGGGAAATCCCCGCCAAGCGGTAG
- a CDS encoding HIT family protein, with product MDRLWTPWRYAYVTGAEQKTSRRGVPEALDAWPGDKHCVFCNLLAAADWAIEHGMPTDEAEKAVWILERREHCFVVLNAYPYNGGHVMVVPYQHASSLAAVPLEVAEEMMRLARRVERVLRAVYRPNGINMGLNLGEAAGAGVAEHIHLHALPRWSGDTNFMTVIGETRVLPEMLAESWGKLRAALAVDPTESALQPVKALTH from the coding sequence ATGGATCGGCTTTGGACTCCCTGGCGCTATGCGTACGTCACCGGCGCGGAACAAAAGACCTCTCGCCGCGGCGTTCCCGAGGCGCTGGACGCGTGGCCCGGCGACAAGCATTGCGTCTTCTGCAACCTGCTCGCCGCGGCCGACTGGGCAATCGAGCATGGGATGCCCACCGACGAAGCAGAAAAAGCCGTATGGATTCTCGAGCGCCGCGAACACTGCTTTGTCGTGCTGAACGCCTATCCCTACAACGGCGGCCACGTGATGGTCGTGCCCTACCAACACGCCTCGTCGCTGGCGGCTGTCCCGCTGGAGGTCGCCGAAGAAATGATGCGCCTCGCACGGCGCGTCGAGCGGGTGCTCCGCGCGGTGTATCGACCCAACGGCATCAATATGGGCCTGAACCTCGGCGAAGCAGCCGGCGCGGGCGTGGCCGAGCATATTCATCTGCACGCGCTGCCCCGCTGGAGCGGCGATACGAACTTCATGACCGTGATCGGAGAGACCCGTGTGTTGCCCGAGATGCTCGCCGAAAGCTGGGGGAAGCTGCGTGCCGCGCTCGCGGTGGACCCGACCGAGTCGGCTTTACAACCAGTCAAAGCTTTGACTCATTGA
- a CDS encoding 30S ribosomal protein S1, which produces MSDHTTSTESTALNTTLEPTSNDATTETSASTETTTTNIADEQTKPVAAVAVDEEPEYDADDFAKALENFDREQAAEKDAAQAMTSEEAIVIGTVVKITDKYVVVDIGLKSEGLIPLDQVVDHTGAPKFNVGDTVEVVVEREESEGGYLVSHEKALRHKVWDKLEEACNSKTPVKGMVLSRVKGGLTVDIGIKAFLPGSQVEVRPVRNLDGYIGQELEVRVIKLNKKRGNVVISRKEILEEEQNAKKDVTLQNLEEGAVFTGVVKNLTDYGAFVDMGGLDGLLHITDMSWGRLTHPRDLVNVGDEIQVKVLKFDKEKQRVSLGFKQLTPDPWLDAVERYPVGAQVRGRVLSVTDYGAFVELEQGIEGLVHVSEMTWSKRMKHPSKMVKPGDEVDTVIISVNPNDRRISLGMKQLQENPWEELEGKYPVGMEVEGRVRNLTDFGAFIEIEDGIDGLVHVSNLSWTKRIKHPSEVLKKGEKVKAVVLGVEPENRRLSLGIKQLQPDVWDTFFAQHRVGDVVKGKVLRTAQFGAFVELAEGVEGLCHVSEAVDESGRQVELNAGDEHEFKIVKMSQDEKKVGLSIKAVGEEASRQEIESYKADNRGSKNQGGSNSSSNASNSGSTTLGDLLKWKQSENE; this is translated from the coding sequence ATGTCCGACCACACTACATCCACCGAGAGCACAGCCCTGAACACCACACTTGAACCCACCTCTAACGACGCGACGACCGAGACCTCGGCGTCGACCGAAACCACCACCACCAACATTGCCGATGAGCAGACCAAGCCGGTCGCCGCTGTAGCCGTCGACGAAGAGCCCGAGTACGACGCGGATGATTTCGCGAAGGCCCTCGAGAACTTCGATCGCGAGCAGGCTGCCGAGAAGGACGCTGCGCAGGCCATGACGAGCGAAGAAGCGATCGTCATCGGTACCGTCGTCAAGATCACCGATAAGTACGTTGTCGTCGACATCGGCCTGAAGAGCGAGGGATTGATTCCCCTGGATCAGGTTGTCGACCACACCGGCGCGCCGAAGTTCAACGTCGGCGACACGGTGGAAGTGGTTGTGGAGCGTGAGGAGTCGGAAGGCGGCTATCTCGTTTCGCACGAGAAGGCACTGCGCCACAAGGTTTGGGACAAGCTGGAAGAGGCTTGCAACTCCAAGACGCCGGTAAAGGGCATGGTCCTTTCGCGCGTCAAGGGTGGCCTGACCGTGGACATCGGCATCAAGGCGTTCTTGCCTGGTTCGCAGGTTGAAGTTCGCCCCGTCCGCAACCTCGATGGCTACATCGGCCAGGAACTCGAAGTTCGCGTGATCAAGCTGAACAAGAAGCGCGGCAACGTCGTGATCTCGCGCAAGGAAATCCTCGAGGAAGAGCAGAACGCCAAGAAGGACGTGACGCTCCAGAACCTCGAAGAGGGCGCAGTCTTCACCGGCGTCGTCAAGAACCTGACCGACTACGGCGCATTCGTGGACATGGGCGGCCTTGATGGCCTGCTGCACATCACCGACATGAGCTGGGGTCGTCTCACCCACCCGCGTGACCTCGTCAACGTGGGCGATGAGATCCAGGTCAAGGTCCTCAAGTTCGACAAGGAAAAGCAGCGCGTATCGCTTGGCTTCAAGCAGCTCACGCCTGATCCGTGGCTCGATGCCGTGGAGCGTTACCCCGTGGGCGCTCAGGTTCGTGGCCGCGTTCTCTCGGTCACCGACTACGGTGCATTCGTGGAGCTCGAGCAGGGTATCGAAGGCCTCGTTCACGTCAGCGAAATGACGTGGTCGAAGCGCATGAAGCACCCGTCGAAGATGGTCAAGCCGGGCGACGAAGTCGACACGGTCATCATCTCGGTGAACCCGAACGATCGCCGCATCTCGCTGGGCATGAAGCAGCTCCAGGAAAACCCCTGGGAAGAGCTCGAAGGCAAGTATCCGGTGGGCATGGAAGTGGAAGGTCGCGTTCGCAACCTCACCGACTTCGGTGCGTTCATCGAGATCGAAGACGGCATCGACGGCCTGGTTCACGTTTCGAACCTGTCGTGGACCAAGCGCATCAAGCATCCGTCGGAAGTGCTCAAGAAGGGTGAGAAGGTCAAGGCTGTTGTTCTCGGCGTTGAGCCGGAGAACCGTCGCCTTTCGCTCGGCATCAAGCAGCTCCAGCCGGACGTTTGGGACACCTTCTTTGCACAGCACCGCGTTGGCGATGTGGTGAAGGGTAAGGTTCTGCGCACCGCTCAGTTTGGCGCATTCGTCGAGCTGGCTGAGGGCGTCGAAGGTCTCTGCCACGTGTCGGAAGCTGTGGACGAGAGCGGCCGTCAGGTCGAGCTCAACGCAGGCGACGAGCACGAGTTCAAGATCGTGAAGATGAGCCAGGACGAGAAGAAGGTTGGTCTGTCGATCAAGGCTGTTGGCGAAGAAGCATCGCGCCAGGAGATCGAGTCGTACAAGGCTGACAACCGTGGTTCGAAGAACCAGGGTGGATCGAACTCCTCCTCGAACGCATCGAACTCCGGTTCGACCACGCTGGGCGACCTGCTCAAGTGGAAGCAGAGCGAGAACGAGTAA
- a CDS encoding AI-2E family transporter, protein MLTPDLQPEPTKSLGRTITLYLAVLTGVVLCLCFMHTLIFPLTGAVALAVVLHRARLWLCRRMSSTMAAWLLLAAVIIAVVLPSFLVVKTLVHEVIHIARYIVSGDAAFDVRLFAVKHQKLGGMVQQGLDQLAPDAEGKRLAEMAAGWAALGLRHFITFIVQMVLMLFLLFFLLRDSDKAHRALVSMMPMPEEDALPFLRKLGEVTHAIFLGRFLIAGIQGALSGIAYWLLGVPGALLWGTLTAILCLIPAFGAFLIWVPVTIYLGFAESWTRAIILAIWGGVIVSNLDNLLYPALVGRRTELHTAVIFVAIFGGLAMFGISGFVLGPVIVAATLLLLQRNRSAAAPLAP, encoded by the coding sequence ATGTTGACTCCAGACCTCCAACCCGAACCTACGAAATCGCTCGGGCGGACGATCACCCTGTATCTCGCGGTGCTGACCGGGGTCGTGCTGTGCCTGTGCTTTATGCACACGCTCATCTTCCCGCTCACGGGCGCGGTCGCGCTCGCTGTAGTGCTCCACCGAGCGCGGCTATGGCTGTGCCGGCGGATGAGCTCAACGATGGCAGCGTGGCTGTTGCTGGCCGCAGTGATCATCGCTGTCGTACTGCCCAGCTTTCTCGTCGTGAAGACGCTGGTGCACGAGGTGATCCACATCGCACGCTACATCGTGAGCGGGGATGCCGCTTTCGACGTGCGACTCTTCGCGGTGAAGCACCAGAAGCTCGGCGGCATGGTGCAGCAGGGGCTCGATCAGCTTGCGCCCGATGCCGAGGGCAAGCGCCTGGCCGAAATGGCCGCAGGATGGGCGGCTCTCGGGCTGCGGCACTTCATTACGTTCATCGTGCAGATGGTATTGATGCTCTTCCTGCTCTTCTTCCTGCTGCGGGACTCCGACAAAGCCCATCGCGCACTGGTGTCGATGATGCCGATGCCAGAGGAAGATGCGCTGCCGTTTCTGCGCAAGCTCGGCGAGGTCACGCACGCGATCTTCCTGGGCCGCTTCCTCATCGCCGGAATACAGGGCGCGCTCTCGGGTATCGCCTACTGGCTGCTCGGCGTCCCCGGAGCGCTGCTGTGGGGTACGCTTACGGCGATCCTCTGCCTGATCCCGGCGTTCGGGGCGTTTCTCATCTGGGTACCGGTGACGATCTACCTCGGCTTCGCAGAGAGTTGGACGCGCGCGATCATCCTGGCCATCTGGGGTGGCGTCATCGTCAGCAACCTCGATAACCTGCTCTACCCCGCGCTTGTCGGCAGACGGACAGAACTGCATACTGCGGTGATCTTCGTGGCAATCTTTGGAGGGCTGGCGATGTTTGGAATTTCGGGCTTCGTCCTCGGGCCAGTGATCGTCGCCGCGACCTTGCTGCTGCTTCAGCGCAATCGCTCTGCTGCGGCTCCGCTCGCTCCTTGA
- a CDS encoding FAD-dependent monooxygenase, which produces MTQRTEQAATDPLSSARVLTDFEDAVVPAPPRTDVRIVGAEAVGVLLALKLSRAGKRVVLYRFSSEGNIFRDDEAASESSLQMPAQRGALATGANSTARESIQRRKAC; this is translated from the coding sequence ATGACGCAGCGCACAGAGCAGGCGGCGACCGACCCGCTATCATCAGCGCGAGTGCTTACTGATTTCGAGGACGCCGTCGTCCCCGCTCCGCCTCGTACGGATGTTCGCATCGTTGGCGCAGAAGCCGTCGGCGTGCTGCTGGCGCTGAAGCTCTCACGCGCAGGCAAGCGCGTCGTTCTGTACAGATTCTCGAGCGAGGGCAACATCTTCCGTGATGACGAAGCGGCCAGCGAGTCGTCGCTCCAAATGCCCGCGCAGCGCGGAGCTTTAGCCACAGGAGCCAACTCCACCGCGCGCGAATCAATCCAACGCAGGAAGGCATGTTGA
- a CDS encoding glycosyltransferase family 4 protein: MSAQTHFVSRAGSVPLFASHLDVFGGAERSLLAFAAWLHAQERAVHLVTYTNRAEFAQYANFDLPIDVLHPQGGGPAKVKALRAYFLSKPEMLPPLVSGYQPALHATYARIGKFHCLMHDTPVLFETAEHRDTSLKTRLRTAFSNKVVGFGLRHGETIVTSEFLQRDCLKEFGVHAKIARMGGMVSAAGFVRRRFEGELRLLSVCRIEANKRIDWMLNALSTLEQKGLSSQIPWRLDIVGKGSQLDEMRERTAALGLSDRIVFHGFVSDDGLAEFYDRAHLFVMPAVQGYGIPAVEALARGIPVLLHRDSGVSDILLDTPWASVLHGGEEELAPKLEAMLHYLAANEQMAAPPPPELPTEDAWAARVARICGYV, translated from the coding sequence ATGTCCGCTCAAACCCACTTCGTCTCTCGTGCTGGCTCGGTGCCCCTCTTCGCTTCGCATCTGGACGTCTTCGGGGGCGCAGAGCGTAGCTTGCTTGCGTTTGCTGCGTGGCTGCACGCGCAGGAACGTGCCGTGCACCTGGTTACCTATACGAACCGCGCAGAGTTTGCGCAGTACGCGAACTTCGATCTGCCGATTGACGTTCTGCATCCGCAAGGTGGCGGCCCCGCCAAGGTAAAGGCCCTGCGTGCGTACTTCCTGTCGAAGCCGGAAATGTTGCCGCCGCTGGTTTCGGGCTATCAGCCTGCGCTCCATGCGACCTATGCGCGCATCGGCAAGTTTCACTGCCTGATGCACGACACACCGGTGCTGTTCGAGACCGCAGAGCATCGCGACACGTCGCTGAAGACTCGCTTGCGCACAGCATTTTCGAACAAGGTTGTTGGCTTCGGCTTACGGCATGGCGAGACGATCGTCACCAGTGAGTTCCTGCAGCGCGACTGCCTGAAGGAGTTTGGCGTACACGCCAAGATCGCGCGCATGGGCGGTATGGTGAGTGCTGCCGGGTTCGTGCGACGCCGCTTTGAGGGCGAGTTGCGTTTGCTCTCCGTCTGCCGCATCGAGGCGAACAAGCGCATCGACTGGATGCTTAACGCATTGTCTACGCTGGAACAGAAAGGTCTCTCCTCGCAGATTCCGTGGCGTCTCGACATCGTCGGCAAAGGTTCGCAGTTGGACGAGATGCGTGAGCGCACGGCGGCGCTCGGCCTCAGCGATCGCATCGTCTTTCACGGCTTCGTCTCCGACGACGGACTCGCGGAGTTCTACGACCGCGCGCATCTCTTCGTGATGCCTGCGGTGCAGGGTTACGGCATTCCTGCAGTGGAGGCCCTTGCGCGCGGCATCCCCGTGCTGCTGCATCGCGACTCCGGTGTGTCGGACATTCTGCTCGATACGCCCTGGGCCTCGGTGCTGCACGGTGGCGAAGAAGAGCTCGCCCCGAAGCTCGAAGCGATGCTGCACTATCTCGCCGCGAACGAGCAGATGGCCGCTCCACCGCCGCCGGAGCTGCCGACCGAAGATGCCTGGGCTGCGCGAGTAGCGCGCATTTGTGGCTACGTTTAG